In one window of Thunnus thynnus chromosome 23, fThuThy2.1, whole genome shotgun sequence DNA:
- the LOC137176100 gene encoding toll-like receptor 1 gives MGTIAVISLLTPHCMAVKEDDEGFELCVSSRHRMKDLSHQNLTDVPLNLPNDTEYLDVSHNSIQRLNVASFSRLSRLCFLKATHCGLQEISPSVFNHTPALKVLNISYNKLTIIPDISLKKLKIFDLANNLYKSYRLPVSFQNLQNLDVLSLGSTAALSVNYNDFDPLMNVSLQNLVLGAGIHWQKYDSGALGKFKSLQKMSLFTSFCGSFSMFESILVDLNVTGTPALRFISIFPDDCNVTDDPFKKLRAMPFIQNLTIENTWINSSFMELFLKNLWLSSVHDLSFVNMTYNEDTPDGFQFRTINHTIKLRSITFDHVNHYQYRYPTINMSFEAISNLTYIRFSGTGLNILPCKLISALPSLETLDLSDNLLTESGFWWYTCSSVFPKLRRLSLSKNRFWSLSLISEKIHQMKMLESLDLSYNSISLDGDCFWPAQLTELSLGNNNLGNSVFKYLSSNFERIDLSKTGITAIMTEDLSHFPRLTHLQLSSNSIQVIPAHLNAPALLSLYVDQNSITSLSREVLEGLPKLQTLKAGRNPFVCSCDSHWFLTAFNKSLLPDWPLDYTCSTPPLFAGVSMSDYKTSELSCEMWLQAAIALPVIIVISAAIGLLFYKYDGVWYTKMLWVWIRMKRRDKKRSNLLKNESFSYHAFISYSHQDSSWVDSQLVPSLEGAGFSLCVHERDFVPGDWIIDNIINCVEASYKTLFVLSKHFVQSEWCNYELFFAQHRAISVQQDSLVFILLEPIPTDCLPKKFLRLRSLLRQQTYLEWPKDERKQQVFWASLKSMLHMADKSVVLKNVALAISDTAALITDQV, from the coding sequence ATGGGGACAATTGCTGTTATCTCCCTACTGACACCTCACTGCATGGCTGTAAAGGAAGATGATGAGGGATTTGAGCTGTGTGTCTCGTCAAGGCATAGAATGAAAGACCTTTCCCATCAAAATCTAACAGACGTTCCTTTAAATCTTCCCAATGACACGGAATATTTGGATGTTTCTCACAACTCCATCCAAAGACTGAATGTAGCTTCATTTTCAAGACTGTCTCGGCTCTGTTTCCTGAAGGCAACTCACTGTGGCCTGCAGGAAATTTCTCCCAGTGTGTTTAATCACACACCAGCACTCAAAGTTCTCAATATATCTTACAATAAGTTGACTATCATCCCTGATATTTcattgaaaaaactgaaaatctttgatTTGGCTAACAATCTCTACAAGAGCTATCGATTACCAGTGTCATTTCAGAACCTACAAAATCTAGATGTCCTTTCATTAGGAAGTACAGCTGCTCTGTCAGTCAACTATAATGACTTTGATCCCCTGATGAATGTCTCTTTGCAAAATCTGGTTTTGGGAGCAGGAATTCACTGGCAAAAGTATGATTCTGGAGCTCTTGGAAAATTTAAGTCTCTCCAGAAAATGTCCCTTTTCACATCTTTTTGTGGGTCTTTCAGTATGTTTGAGAGCATCCTTGTGGACTTGAATGTGACAGGAACACCAGCACTGAGATTCATCAGCATATTTCCCGATGACTGCAATGTGACGGATGACCCTTTTAAGAAACTGAGAGCAATGCCGTTTATACAGAATCTCACCATAGAGAACACCTGGATAAACAGCTCATTTATGGAGTTGTTTCTGAAGAATTTGTGGCTCTCCTCCGTTCATGACCTCTCATTTGTCAATATGACTTATAATGAAGATACACCAGATGGGTTTCAGTTTCGCACCATTAATCACACAATCAAACTTCGCTCAATTACTTTTGATCATGTGAATCATTATCAATACAGGTACCCCACAATTAACATGAGCTTTGAGGCCATCTCAAATCTCACCTATATAAGGTTCTCTGGGACTGGACTGAACATTTTACCTTGCAAACTCATATCTGCCTTGCCATCATTGGAGACCCTGGATCTGTCAGATAACCTTTTGACAGAATCAGGCTTCTGGTGGTATACATGTTCTTCCGTCTTTCCCAAACTGAGGCGGCTGTCTTTGAGCAAGAACCGCTTCTGGAGTCTATCTCTTATCTCAGAGAAAATACATCAGATGAAGATGTTGGAGTCTCTTGACCTCAGCTACAACTCCATCTCCTTGGATGGGGACTGCTTTTGGCCTGCTCAGCTGACTGAGCTCAGCCTGGGGAATAACAACCTGGgcaacagtgtttttaaatacCTGTCTTCAAACTTTGAAAGGATTGACTTGTCAAAGACAGGAATAACAGCCATAATGACAGAGGATCTGTCTCATTTTCCCAGACTGACACACCTTCAACTCAGCTCCAACAGCATTCAGGTTATCCCTGCGCATCTCAACGCCCCGGCTCTACTCAGTCTCTATGTAGACCAGAACTCTATCACATCTCTATCCAGAGAGGTTTTGGAAGGACTTCCCAAGCTTCAGACCCTCAAGGCTGGACGCAATCCATTTGTCTGCTCATGTGACTCGCACTGGTTCCTCACTGCTTTCAATAAGTCTTTGCTCCCTGACTGGCCCTTGGATTATACATGCAGTACCCCACCGTTGTTTGCAGGTGTGTCAATGTCAGATTACAAAACCAGTGAACTGTCATGTGAGATGTGGCTCCAAGCTGCAATTGCTTTGCCTGTGATAATAGTTATATCTGCAGCCATAGGTCTGCTTTTCTATAAATACGACGGAGTTTGGTATACAAAGATGTTATGGGTGTGGATtaggatgaagaggagagacaaGAAACGGTCCAACCTGTTGAAGAATGAATCGTTTTCTTATCATGCATTCATCTCCTACAGTCATCAGGACTCCAGCTGGGTGGACAGCCAGCTGGTACCCTCTTTGGAAGGTGCTGGGTTTTCACTCTGTGTTCATGAGCGTGACTTTGTCCCTGGTGACTGGATCATAGACAACATTATCAACTGTGTGGAGGCCAGCTACAAGACGCTGTTTGTCCTCTCCAAACATTTTGTCCAGAGCGAATGGTGCAactatgagctcttctttgCCCAGCACAGAGCCATCAGCGTCCAGCAGGACTCTTTAGTTTTCATCTTATTGGAGCCCATTCCAACTGACTGTCTGCCCAAGAAGTTCTTAAGACTTCGAAGTTTACTGAGGCAACAGACATACCTCGAGTGGCCGAAGGATGAACGGAAGCAGCAGGTTTTCTGGGCAAGTCTTAAATCCATGCTGCATATGGCAGACAAGTCTGTAGTTCTGAAGAACGTGGCT